Proteins found in one Halococcus agarilyticus genomic segment:
- a CDS encoding helix-turn-helix transcriptional regulator, with translation MDERCAAMECLCNSPQRLRILDVLDDTQMDVRDLMEALNSPRSTVQRNLTVLEERDWIEDRCSGYTTTTIGRLLREEFVSMSETTDTIKRMAPFFEVVNTPPKIDISQLSDALVMTPDSGQPMSLMNRLFNSFGGVDCVRGFLPVVSSLSIELSRRVGTDDGSVPEYEYVLSSAAFDTLRQQYDSDSATETEIDPPPHIDIRVYEGDLPHGLFVSDEQLALVGYNEVGRIQAVVESTNTAAIKWGGKTYGTYRDQSTQPHETDTPIGASDTESD, from the coding sequence ATGGACGAACGTTGCGCTGCAATGGAATGCCTCTGCAACTCACCGCAACGGCTTCGGATTCTCGACGTCCTCGATGACACACAGATGGACGTTCGTGATTTGATGGAGGCATTGAACAGTCCACGTTCCACCGTCCAGCGTAACCTTACAGTACTGGAAGAACGGGACTGGATCGAAGACAGATGTTCTGGATACACGACAACCACGATTGGAAGACTTCTCCGTGAGGAATTCGTGTCGATGAGTGAGACCACCGATACGATCAAACGCATGGCACCGTTTTTCGAAGTAGTAAATACGCCGCCGAAGATCGATATTAGCCAATTGTCTGACGCGCTCGTGATGACTCCTGATTCGGGTCAGCCGATGTCCCTGATGAATCGGTTGTTCAACAGCTTTGGAGGAGTTGATTGTGTCCGAGGGTTCCTGCCAGTCGTCTCCTCGTTATCGATCGAACTCTCTCGCCGCGTGGGTACGGACGATGGAAGTGTACCTGAGTACGAATACGTTCTCTCATCGGCTGCATTCGACACACTCCGTCAGCAGTATGACAGCGATAGTGCTACTGAGACTGAGATAGATCCGCCACCTCACATCGATATTCGGGTATACGAAGGTGATCTTCCTCATGGACTGTTCGTCTCAGACGAGCAACTCGCGCTCGTGGGCTACAATGAAGTCGGCCGAATACAAGCAGTGGTCGAGTCAACCAATACGGCGGCCATCAAGTGGGGTGGGAAAACGTATGGGACCTACAGAGATCAATCAACACAGCCGCACGAGACGGATACTCCGATCGGAGCATCCGATACAGAATCAGACTAG
- a CDS encoding DUF7521 family protein gives MSEHVAGPVPVSLAAYSETVPLVIAGLLAGVGIFVAYQGYRGYVRNRNRTLLFLTAGILLLTTIPFVVESWVRVTNALAPSQSILIAQLLNVLGLVLILYGFTRT, from the coding sequence ATGAGTGAGCACGTGGCGGGTCCCGTCCCAGTATCTCTCGCCGCCTACTCGGAGACAGTGCCACTCGTCATCGCCGGACTCCTTGCGGGTGTCGGCATCTTCGTCGCGTATCAGGGCTACCGTGGATACGTGCGGAACAGGAACCGAACGCTGCTGTTCCTCACCGCTGGCATCCTCCTCTTGACAACTATCCCGTTCGTAGTGGAAAGTTGGGTTCGGGTGACGAACGCGCTCGCACCGTCACAGAGTATTCTCATCGCCCAACTCCTCAACGTCCTTGGGCTCGTCCTCATCCTTTATGGATTCACCCGCACATGA
- a CDS encoding winged helix-turn-helix domain-containing protein gives MTTDGDLSEVAELLDDPYARAILAKTSIEPMSAKMLSDRCDASLPTVYRRIERLQEHDLLREQQQLDPDGHHYKSYEARLEQVSIDLEDGTYSVEITRTEREAADRFSDLVEELK, from the coding sequence ATGACCACGGACGGTGATCTGAGTGAGGTCGCCGAGCTGCTCGACGATCCGTATGCACGCGCGATTCTCGCCAAGACGAGTATCGAACCGATGTCGGCAAAGATGCTGAGCGACCGCTGCGATGCATCGCTTCCGACAGTCTATCGCCGCATCGAGCGCTTACAGGAACACGATCTCCTCAGAGAGCAACAGCAACTCGACCCCGATGGCCACCACTACAAGTCGTACGAAGCCCGTCTCGAACAGGTGTCCATCGACCTCGAGGACGGAACGTATAGTGTCGAGATAACCCGGACGGAACGGGAAGCGGCCGACCGCTTCTCCGACCTCGTCGAAGAGCTCAAGTGA
- a CDS encoding ABC transporter ATP-binding protein has product MAALETRGLTKRFGDTVAVHNLDLTVDEGEVFGFLGPNGAGKSTTINMILDFMRPTAGSVAVLGTNPRQNPRAVRERIGVLPEGYDLYDRLTARKHVTFAIEMKRSNDDPETILERIGLAADADKAIGGYSKGMRQRLALGMALVGDPDLLVLDEPSSGLDPNGARAMREIISTEQDRGATVFFSSHIMEQVEPVCDRVGIMRDGELVAVDTVDGLRESAGAESTLVLSVDTVPQQHALFDIPGVTDVQCIDSTIHVNCSDSSVKADIITAVEATGTSVQDITIQDRSLDDLFAEYTTENAAEGQA; this is encoded by the coding sequence ATGGCGGCACTCGAAACACGTGGCCTCACCAAACGATTCGGAGATACTGTCGCCGTGCATAACCTTGATCTCACTGTCGATGAGGGTGAGGTATTCGGCTTTCTCGGCCCGAACGGCGCAGGCAAATCGACGACGATCAATATGATTCTGGATTTCATGCGGCCAACTGCTGGCAGCGTCGCCGTCCTCGGAACTAACCCTCGACAGAACCCTCGCGCCGTCCGCGAGCGTATCGGTGTTCTTCCGGAGGGTTACGACCTGTACGACCGGCTTACCGCGCGCAAGCACGTCACTTTCGCCATCGAGATGAAACGAAGCAATGACGATCCAGAGACGATCCTCGAACGCATTGGTCTGGCTGCTGACGCTGACAAGGCCATCGGTGGCTACTCCAAGGGGATGCGTCAGCGGCTCGCGCTCGGGATGGCACTCGTCGGCGATCCCGACCTACTGGTGCTTGACGAACCCTCATCGGGACTGGACCCGAACGGTGCCCGCGCGATGCGTGAAATCATCAGTACCGAGCAAGACCGCGGAGCGACGGTGTTCTTTTCGAGCCACATCATGGAGCAGGTCGAGCCAGTCTGTGATCGTGTCGGCATCATGCGTGACGGAGAACTTGTCGCGGTCGATACCGTTGATGGCCTCCGCGAGTCAGCTGGCGCAGAGTCCACTCTGGTTCTTTCGGTCGATACCGTTCCACAACAACACGCGCTCTTCGACATTCCCGGCGTAACAGACGTTCAGTGTATCGACTCGACTATCCATGTCAACTGTTCAGATTCGAGCGTCAAAGCTGATATCATTACTGCAGTCGAGGCGACCGGTACGTCCGTCCAAGACATTACCATCCAGGACCGCTCGCTTGATGACCTCTTCGCCGAGTACACTACTGAGAATGCTGCGGAGGGACAAGCATGA
- a CDS encoding ABC transporter permease subunit encodes MKTNAGTIATKEIADATRSRLVWFLVVAFVVVTIPQLLSFRALNPTTAQASRSIAIFLKPFIPLVGLLVGYKAIVGERDSGSLRILLGLPGTRRDIVLGKILGRSAVFLIAALSGFIAMAVVIRVVYGGIDVAVFVGTVAFMLLYGLSWVGIAVGLSAAVATRFRAMAGAVGLYSLCNMFWNSLVLPITTFLFTGSASTDHLKPVKIAAGPEWYIYFQRLNPTKAFEGSSFAVSQLVRSSTSLTGVDLFGVGVLAAWFVLPVLIGYWRFNRVDLG; translated from the coding sequence ATGAAGACGAATGCGGGCACGATTGCGACGAAAGAAATCGCTGATGCTACCCGGTCACGGCTTGTGTGGTTTCTAGTAGTCGCATTCGTCGTCGTGACGATCCCACAACTCCTTTCGTTTCGAGCACTAAACCCGACGACTGCGCAGGCGTCCAGGAGCATTGCCATTTTTCTCAAACCGTTTATTCCATTGGTGGGGCTGCTGGTTGGCTACAAGGCGATCGTCGGTGAACGCGACTCCGGGAGTCTCCGAATCTTGCTCGGGCTGCCGGGCACTCGCCGTGACATCGTCCTTGGAAAGATACTCGGTCGTTCCGCAGTTTTTCTCATTGCAGCACTCTCTGGTTTTATCGCTATGGCCGTGGTGATTCGTGTCGTCTATGGCGGCATCGACGTTGCGGTTTTCGTCGGTACCGTGGCGTTCATGCTGCTGTATGGGCTATCGTGGGTTGGCATCGCGGTTGGACTCTCGGCGGCTGTAGCTACCCGATTCAGAGCGATGGCTGGCGCGGTGGGACTGTACTCCCTGTGCAACATGTTCTGGAACTCGCTCGTTCTTCCGATTACTACGTTTCTGTTCACCGGTAGTGCGTCAACGGACCACCTCAAGCCGGTCAAAATCGCTGCTGGGCCAGAGTGGTACATCTATTTCCAGCGATTGAATCCAACGAAGGCCTTCGAAGGCAGCTCTTTCGCCGTCTCACAGCTAGTCAGGTCGTCGACGTCCTTGACAGGCGTTGACTTGTTCGGGGTCGGCGTACTGGCAGCATGGTTCGTTCTTCCAGTACTGATCGGATACTGGCGATTCAATCGCGTTGATTTGGGGTGA
- a CDS encoding halocin C8-like domain-containing protein, translated as MGTGAVGVAGLGTVSGASRRSDGDAGVESLSGNGKREAVAIARDTPEFELLRNELEEEYSYRLDQSKTQVFEGDDDDGNPYHVVSFHPVSTGVPEDSSEVDLAITLKHSSFYDAGATITEYEGESGTVTLLTTSGGVVETESAALGRSVSSDAVTVQSSCSICRDVSTVICNRGCSLGGATLCAIAGFGTIGSIACAAVVNELCRRYGGNIRQTCRRSNLCNLSGIC; from the coding sequence ATGGGAACCGGTGCCGTTGGTGTTGCTGGTCTCGGTACTGTGTCGGGTGCTTCTCGTCGTTCGGACGGCGATGCCGGTGTCGAGTCGCTAAGCGGGAACGGAAAGCGAGAAGCAGTTGCCATTGCGAGAGATACACCTGAATTCGAACTGCTACGTAACGAACTCGAAGAGGAGTACAGCTACAGACTCGATCAATCAAAAACACAGGTGTTCGAAGGTGACGATGACGACGGAAATCCATATCACGTCGTCTCGTTTCACCCCGTGTCAACCGGCGTCCCAGAAGACAGCAGCGAAGTAGACCTTGCTATTACACTGAAGCACAGCTCGTTCTACGATGCTGGAGCAACTATCACTGAGTACGAGGGTGAATCAGGCACGGTCACATTGCTTACAACTAGCGGGGGCGTCGTCGAGACCGAATCTGCTGCTCTTGGTCGATCTGTATCCAGTGACGCTGTGACTGTCCAGAGTAGCTGTAGTATTTGTCGTGATGTGTCTACTGTAATCTGCAACAGGGGATGTAGTCTCGGCGGGGCCACCCTCTGCGCTATTGCTGGCTTCGGAACGATCGGAAGCATTGCATGTGCTGCTGTAGTCAATGAACTTTGCCGGAGGTATGGAGGCAACATACGACAAACATGCAGACGATCCAATCTCTGTAACCTGTCTGGAATTTGTTAG
- a CDS encoding ORC1-type DNA replication protein: MADDGDMLSWDESVFRDESVFEVDYLPETFHHRDDQLDGLQYALRPAVRGSRPLNAMVRGPPGTGKTTAVQKLFGELDARRGVRAVRVNCQVDSTRYAVFSRLFEAIFEYEPPASGISFKSLFEQITDHLTDEGEVLVVCLDDVNYLFYEGEASETLYSLLRAHETHAGAKVGVILVSSDLDLDVIADLDGRVQSVFRPEEVYFPAYDESEIVDILRERVKRGFRDDVLGPRPLDLVAELTGETGDLRVGIDLLRRAGLHAETRGSRTVEIEDVESAYEKAKHVHLSRRLGELTEPERGLLRVIADHDGERAGTVYEAFHDETDLGYTRYSELVNKLDRLDLVDATYTNVEGRGRSRELSLAHDADAILDRL; the protein is encoded by the coding sequence ATGGCCGACGACGGCGATATGCTCTCGTGGGACGAGTCGGTCTTCCGGGACGAGTCGGTGTTCGAGGTGGACTACCTCCCGGAGACGTTCCACCACCGCGACGACCAGCTCGACGGCCTCCAGTACGCGCTCCGGCCCGCCGTCCGGGGCTCGCGCCCGCTGAACGCGATGGTTCGCGGGCCACCGGGAACGGGGAAGACCACCGCCGTCCAGAAGCTGTTCGGCGAACTCGACGCGCGGCGCGGGGTCCGCGCAGTGAGGGTGAACTGCCAAGTCGATTCGACCAGGTACGCAGTATTCTCGCGGTTGTTCGAGGCGATCTTCGAGTACGAACCGCCCGCAAGCGGGATCTCGTTCAAGAGCCTGTTCGAGCAGATCACCGACCACCTCACCGACGAGGGCGAGGTCCTGGTGGTCTGTCTCGACGACGTGAACTACCTCTTCTACGAGGGTGAGGCCTCCGAGACCCTCTACTCGCTGCTGCGCGCCCACGAGACCCACGCGGGCGCGAAGGTCGGGGTCATTCTGGTTTCCTCGGATCTTGATCTCGACGTGATCGCCGATCTGGACGGACGGGTCCAGTCGGTGTTCCGGCCAGAGGAGGTGTACTTCCCGGCGTACGACGAGAGCGAGATCGTCGACATCCTCCGCGAGCGGGTCAAGCGCGGCTTTCGGGACGACGTTCTCGGCCCGCGACCGCTCGACCTGGTGGCCGAACTGACAGGCGAAACCGGCGACCTCCGGGTGGGGATCGACCTTCTCCGACGGGCTGGACTCCACGCCGAGACCCGCGGAAGCCGAACCGTCGAAATCGAGGACGTCGAGTCGGCCTACGAGAAGGCCAAACACGTCCATCTCTCGCGCCGGCTCGGCGAACTCACCGAGCCCGAGCGCGGCCTCCTGCGCGTGATCGCCGACCACGACGGCGAGCGCGCCGGCACGGTGTACGAGGCGTTCCACGACGAGACCGACCTCGGCTACACCCGCTACTCCGAGCTCGTCAACAAGCTCGATCGCCTCGACCTGGTCGACGCGACGTACACCAACGTCGAGGGTCGCGGACGCTCGCGGGAACTCTCGCTCGCCCACGACGCAGACGCGATCCTCGACCGGCTCTGA
- the tatC gene encoding twin-arginine translocase subunit TatC, whose protein sequence is MAESTETSGTASEPAGTAPIDDSEMPLADHIEEMVKRLGIVLVAMGVVSGVVFPFADDLINFIWYAFLPGSPSVCPVTADQASAACPYVYDPLSLILARLKAASLAGFVVALPLFVYQTYRFMRPGLYENERRYYLAAVPTSLVLALIGVAFAFFLVLPVIFNYFLGYSRPVAEIAFGLGDTFGLMTLLMGFFALVFQIPLFVMLAIMMGITTRAWLTSRRLYFWGGFAGIAFLFSPDPTGMAPVIVGATMIGLFEGTLLLLRWTGRG, encoded by the coding sequence ATGGCCGAGTCGACGGAAACGAGTGGGACCGCCAGCGAGCCCGCCGGCACCGCGCCGATCGACGACAGCGAGATGCCGCTCGCCGACCACATCGAGGAGATGGTCAAACGTCTCGGGATCGTGCTCGTGGCGATGGGCGTCGTGAGCGGTGTCGTCTTCCCCTTTGCCGACGACCTCATCAACTTCATCTGGTACGCCTTCCTCCCCGGCTCGCCCTCGGTCTGCCCGGTCACGGCGGACCAGGCGAGCGCCGCGTGTCCGTACGTCTACGATCCGCTCTCGCTCATCCTCGCGCGGCTGAAGGCGGCGTCGCTCGCGGGCTTCGTGGTCGCGCTCCCCCTCTTCGTCTACCAGACCTACCGGTTCATGCGTCCCGGACTCTACGAGAACGAGCGCCGGTACTACCTCGCGGCGGTCCCCACGAGCCTCGTGCTCGCGCTGATCGGGGTCGCCTTCGCCTTCTTCCTCGTGCTGCCCGTGATCTTCAACTACTTCCTCGGCTACTCGCGGCCCGTCGCGGAGATCGCGTTCGGGCTCGGCGACACCTTCGGGCTGATGACGCTGCTGATGGGCTTTTTCGCGCTGGTCTTCCAGATCCCGCTGTTCGTGATGCTCGCGATCATGATGGGGATCACGACGAGAGCGTGGCTCACGAGCCGACGGCTCTACTTCTGGGGTGGGTTCGCCGGGATCGCGTTCCTCTTCAGTCCAGACCCGACCGGGATGGCCCCCGTCATCGTGGGCGCGACGATGATCGGGCTGTTCGAGGGCACGCTTCTGTTGCTCAGGTGGACCGGACGCGGCTGA